One genomic region from bacterium encodes:
- a CDS encoding YraN family protein — protein sequence MPDGSRTRSDSRASGGSRRRLGRAGEDAAVEALRAEGYRIVERNVRLRRGELDVIAEDAGDLVFVEVKTRRSSTYGTPAECVGPRKRHALAQLAAGYLVRRGLGDRACRFDVVEVWVDASGDRRVTILKDAFRP from the coding sequence ATGCCGGACGGCTCGCGGACCCGTTCGGATAGCCGAGCGTCTGGGGGGTCCCGCCGGCGCCTGGGTCGCGCCGGCGAAGACGCGGCGGTGGAGGCGCTGCGCGCCGAGGGGTACCGGATCGTCGAGCGAAACGTGCGCCTCCGGCGCGGCGAACTCGACGTGATCGCCGAAGACGCCGGTGACCTCGTCTTCGTGGAGGTGAAGACCCGGCGGTCCAGCACCTACGGCACCCCGGCCGAGTGCGTCGGCCCCCGCAAGCGGCACGCGCTCGCTCAGCTGGCCGCGGGCTACCTGGTCCGCCGCGGGCTGGGGGATCGGGCGTGCCGGTTCGACGTCGTCGAGGTGTGGGTCGATGCCTCTGGGGACCGGCGGGTCACGATCCTCAAAGACGCGTTTCGTCCGTAA
- a CDS encoding ribonuclease HII, with translation MDPRHLTAEEIGAWLARLTHPRRAALRRLASDPRRTVRELVGRYERARAAARAERQRLRRLYQAERTRLAAGQIVAGVDEVGRGCLAGPVVAAAVILPEGPEIEGLNDSKQLTPATRRRLNEEIRARAIAVAVAEASVEEIDRLNILGASRLAMRRALELLAPPPDFALIDGRDRLPLDLEHAAVIRGDASCACIAAASIVAKVARDRLMHDLDLAFPGYGFAQHKGYGTAQHLTALVRLGRSVVHRSAFLPVAQIALFELLGDAGRLADPFG, from the coding sequence GTGGATCCGCGCCACCTGACCGCCGAAGAGATCGGAGCCTGGCTCGCCCGCCTCACGCACCCGCGGCGGGCGGCACTCAGGCGGCTGGCGTCTGACCCCCGCCGGACCGTCCGTGAGCTCGTGGGTCGCTACGAACGCGCCCGCGCGGCCGCCCGCGCTGAGCGGCAACGGCTGCGGCGGCTGTACCAGGCAGAGCGCACGCGCCTCGCAGCCGGACAGATCGTCGCGGGCGTCGACGAGGTGGGCCGCGGGTGCCTGGCCGGCCCCGTGGTTGCGGCAGCGGTGATCCTTCCGGAGGGGCCCGAGATCGAAGGGCTCAACGACAGCAAACAGCTGACCCCCGCGACGCGCCGCCGCTTGAATGAGGAGATCCGGGCCCGGGCGATCGCCGTTGCGGTCGCGGAGGCGTCGGTCGAGGAGATCGACCGCTTGAACATTTTGGGGGCCTCCCGTCTCGCGATGCGGCGGGCCCTGGAATTGCTGGCTCCCCCTCCTGACTTTGCCCTGATCGACGGGCGCGACCGTCTCCCGCTCGACCTGGAGCACGCGGCCGTGATCCGGGGTGACGCATCGTGCGCCTGCATCGCCGCCGCGTCCATCGTCGCCAAAGTGGCGCGGGACCGGCTGATGCATGATCTCGATCTCGCGTTTCCAGGATACGGGTTCGCCCAGCACAAGGGGTACGGGACGGCCCAGCACCTCACGGCGCTCGTGCGCCTGGGACGATCTGTGGTCCATCGAAGCGCGTTCCTGCCGGTCGCTCAGATTGCGCTGTTCGAGTTGCTCGGCGATGCCGGACGGCTCGCGGACCCGTTCGGATAG
- the lepB gene encoding signal peptidase I, translated as MSSLSIPTVILSVSAFLLAFRIIIKRTAQIPQTVRTAIVETLDACLFAALLSLVIITFVVQAFYIPSGSMEPTLMIDDRILVGKFVYRLGSPHRGDVIVFRYPLNPSRDFVKRVIGLPGDRVRLRDGVVYVGAQALSEKSYTIKPDFGNYGPVTVPANQYFVLGDNRNNSEDSRFFGYVPRGNIIGKAVFIYWPLPRIGVVH; from the coding sequence TTGAGCTCGCTCAGCATCCCGACGGTCATCCTCAGCGTGTCGGCGTTTCTCCTCGCGTTCAGGATCATCATCAAGCGTACGGCCCAGATTCCCCAGACCGTGCGCACCGCGATCGTCGAAACTCTGGACGCGTGCCTGTTTGCCGCACTGCTCAGCCTCGTTATCATCACGTTTGTGGTCCAGGCCTTTTACATCCCCTCAGGATCCATGGAGCCCACCTTGATGATCGACGACCGCATCTTGGTGGGGAAGTTCGTGTACCGTTTGGGGTCTCCCCATCGGGGCGACGTCATCGTGTTCCGGTATCCCCTCAATCCCTCGCGCGATTTCGTGAAGCGCGTGATCGGTCTGCCCGGAGACCGTGTGCGTCTCCGGGACGGGGTCGTGTACGTCGGCGCGCAGGCGCTCTCGGAGAAGAGCTACACGATCAAGCCGGATTTTGGAAACTACGGTCCGGTGACGGTTCCGGCCAACCAGTACTTCGTCCTCGGTGACAACCGCAACAACAGTGAAGATAGCCGGTTCTTCGGCTATGTCCCGCGAGGGAATATAATCGGGAAGGCGGTCTTCATCTATTGGCCGCTTCCCCGCATTGGCGTCGTCCACTAG
- the rplS gene encoding 50S ribosomal protein L19, with amino-acid sequence MERVTAVERDQIKPSVPPFRAGDTIRVHMKVAEGGRDRLQAFEGVVIGRRGGGLREAFTVRRISHGVGVERTFPLHSPRLEKIEILRSGRVRRAKLYYLREKVGKETRIKEKR; translated from the coding sequence ATGGAGCGAGTCACCGCCGTTGAACGCGACCAGATCAAACCCAGCGTGCCACCCTTTCGGGCCGGCGATACCATCCGGGTCCACATGAAGGTGGCCGAAGGCGGCCGGGACCGGCTCCAGGCGTTCGAGGGCGTCGTGATCGGCCGCCGCGGAGGGGGATTGCGCGAGGCGTTTACGGTTCGGCGGATCTCGCACGGCGTGGGCGTGGAGCGGACGTTTCCGCTGCACTCGCCGCGGCTGGAGAAGATCGAGATTCTCCGCAGCGGCCGGGTCCGCCGGGCAAAGCTCTACTATCTTCGGGAGAAGGTAGGGAAGGAGACCCGCATCAAAGAGAAACGGTAG
- the trmD gene encoding tRNA (guanosine(37)-N1)-methyltransferase TrmD, protein MRIDVVTIFPEVFPGPLGVGVLGRARERGLVDLAVWDLRDFTADRHRSVDDIPYGGGVGMVMKAEPFVKAVDAIRAAHAGEAATVVLTTPQGARFSQAKAQALAARAHLVVLCGRYEGVDERIVELLGADEISIGDYVLSGGELAAMVIIEAAVRLVPGAVGDAASVAQDSFSEGMLDYPQYTRPASFRGCAVPEVLLSGHHEAIRRWRTREALRRTLLRRPDLLDEATLDEETRAILGELRGT, encoded by the coding sequence GTGAGGATCGACGTCGTCACCATCTTCCCTGAGGTATTCCCGGGGCCGCTCGGCGTGGGGGTCCTGGGGCGCGCCCGGGAGCGGGGGCTGGTGGACCTCGCGGTCTGGGACCTCAGAGACTTCACCGCGGACCGCCACCGTTCGGTTGACGACATCCCCTACGGCGGTGGGGTCGGGATGGTGATGAAGGCGGAGCCGTTTGTGAAGGCCGTGGACGCCATCCGGGCGGCGCACGCCGGCGAGGCCGCGACCGTGGTCCTCACGACTCCGCAGGGCGCGCGATTTTCTCAGGCCAAGGCCCAGGCGCTGGCCGCCCGGGCGCACCTCGTCGTCCTCTGCGGCCGTTACGAAGGCGTGGACGAGCGGATCGTCGAACTGCTCGGAGCCGACGAGATCAGCATCGGGGACTATGTGCTGTCGGGCGGGGAGCTCGCCGCGATGGTCATCATCGAAGCCGCGGTCCGGCTTGTGCCCGGCGCGGTGGGAGACGCCGCGTCTGTGGCCCAGGACTCCTTCTCCGAGGGGATGCTCGATTACCCACAGTACACGCGGCCCGCGTCGTTCCGGGGCTGCGCCGTGCCGGAGGTCTTGCTCAGCGGGCACCACGAAGCGATCCGCAGGTGGCGGACCCGAGAGGCGCTGCGGCGCACGCTCCTCCGGCGCCCCGACCTGCTCGACGAGGCCACGCTCGACGAAGAAACCAGAGCGATCCTGGGCGAGTTACGAGGCACGTGA
- the rimM gene encoding ribosome maturation factor RimM (Essential for efficient processing of 16S rRNA) → MRGSPGDLIIVGEVARAHGVQGAVRVVPVTDFPEHLLALDEAVLVRGGTARPVRVEQAQRDGTGVLIKFAGIDTPEAAEQLKGATIEIPATQAMPLPPGQFYVFEVVGLEVRTPEGARVGKVVDVLRTGSNDVYVVRSAEATEILLPAVDTYVQKIDVAGGYLIARLPEWMT, encoded by the coding sequence GTGCGGGGGAGCCCCGGCGACCTGATCATCGTGGGTGAGGTGGCTCGCGCCCACGGGGTGCAGGGGGCGGTGCGGGTGGTGCCGGTGACCGATTTTCCAGAGCACCTCTTGGCCCTCGATGAGGCGGTCTTGGTCCGGGGCGGCACCGCCAGGCCGGTGCGGGTGGAGCAGGCACAACGGGATGGAACGGGCGTGCTGATAAAATTTGCCGGGATCGACACCCCCGAGGCGGCCGAGCAGTTGAAGGGGGCGACGATTGAGATCCCCGCGACCCAGGCGATGCCACTCCCGCCCGGCCAGTTCTACGTGTTCGAGGTGGTCGGGCTGGAGGTCCGCACCCCCGAGGGAGCACGAGTCGGCAAGGTGGTGGACGTCCTTCGGACGGGCAGCAACGACGTCTATGTCGTTCGGTCCGCCGAGGCAACGGAGATCCTCCTCCCTGCGGTCGACACCTACGTCCAGAAGATCGACGTCGCCGGCGGGTATCTGATCGCACGCCTCCCGGAGTGGATGACGTGA
- a CDS encoding YlqD family protein, which yields MAAITVQRPVIIKTIVTEAFKRLYMADLEDAIKRVDAIMQQIDVQARRFELERQVTPQQSRSLRAQLELERQRQEATKIELQTRLREAQDLELNSEFTQGTIEGMVEVAVGDNLFDKISRTEIIVKDGIVLEIRETSVSPLITPAGR from the coding sequence ATGGCAGCGATCACAGTCCAACGGCCGGTGATCATCAAGACGATTGTCACCGAGGCGTTCAAGCGGCTGTACATGGCCGACCTGGAAGACGCGATCAAGCGAGTGGACGCCATCATGCAACAGATTGACGTGCAGGCCCGACGCTTTGAGCTCGAACGGCAGGTGACCCCGCAGCAGTCCCGCAGTCTGCGCGCCCAACTCGAACTCGAGCGGCAGCGGCAGGAGGCGACGAAGATCGAGCTGCAGACCCGCTTGCGGGAAGCCCAGGATCTCGAGCTCAATAGCGAGTTTACCCAGGGCACGATCGAGGGGATGGTCGAGGTGGCGGTCGGAGACAACCTGTTCGACAAGATCTCCCGCACCGAGATCATCGTCAAGGATGGGATCGTGCTCGAGATTCGGGAAACCTCCGTCTCGCCCCTGATCACTCCCGCCGGCAGGTAG
- a CDS encoding KH domain-containing protein has product MKALVEWVTRSLVDHPEAVEVREVDGPHSTVVEVRVSADDLGKVIGRGGRVIKAIRTLARAAATRSGKRVTVEIVRG; this is encoded by the coding sequence GTGAAAGCTCTCGTCGAGTGGGTGACACGGTCTCTGGTGGACCACCCCGAAGCGGTCGAGGTCCGGGAGGTGGACGGGCCTCACAGCACGGTCGTCGAGGTCCGCGTCTCCGCCGATGATTTGGGCAAGGTGATCGGTCGCGGGGGCCGGGTGATCAAGGCGATCCGTACGCTTGCCCGGGCCGCCGCCACGCGGAGCGGGAAGCGCGTGACGGTGGAGATCGTCCGAGGATAG